In Mercenaria mercenaria strain notata chromosome 13, MADL_Memer_1, whole genome shotgun sequence, a single window of DNA contains:
- the LOC128547691 gene encoding probable basic-leucine zipper transcription factor R has protein sequence MPISIECYTHLLRLLKHQQLQPLRQQQQPLRQQPLRLRQQQPPLRQQPLRPRQQPLRPRPQQQPLHQQQPQLRLQQLRPRQQPLRPRQQQPPLRQQQLRPRQQPLRLRQQQPQLRQQQLRPRQQQPPLRQQQLRLRQQPLRRQQPLRPRQQPLRRQQPLRPRQQPLRPRQQQPPLRQQPLRLRQQPLRPRQQQPPLRPQQPPLRQQPLRPRPQQLRLRQQQQPQRQQQPPLRQQPPPRRQQQPPLRQQPPRPRQQQPLLRQQPPPLRPQQPPLRPQQLPLRQQHNDYANNHHNANNNPHYANNNRDHANNNHDHANNNHNHSNNNHNHSNNQPRHANNHHDHANKNYNHNHVNNSPPLRQQPPRPRQQQPLLRQQPPPLRPQQPPLRPQQLPLRQQQQRLRQQPPQRQQQPPLRQQQPRPRQQQPRPRQQQPQPLQQQPQPLQQPPRPRQQPPRPCQQQLQPQPRQQQPPLRQQPPPLRQQQPLLRQQQPRLRQLQLQPQPRQQQPRLRQLQPQPLQQQPRLRQLQPQPLQQQPRLRQLQLQPQPRQQQPRLRQLQPQPLQQPPQPHQLQPRPCQQQPRLRPQQLRLRQQQPPLRQLQPQPLQQPPQPRQLQPRPHQLQPRPRQQQSPLRQQQPRLRQQQQPLRQQQP, from the coding sequence TTACTACGACTACTGAAACACCAACAACTACAACCACTACGCCAGCAACAACAACCACTACGCCAACAACCACTACGACTACGCCAACAACAACCACCACTACGCCAACAACCACTACGACCACGCCAACAACCACTACGACCACGCCCACAACAACAACCACTACACCAACAACAACCACAACTACGCCTACAACAACTACGACCACGCCAACAACCACTACGACCACGCCAACAACAACCACCACTACGCCAACAACAACTACGACCACGCCAACAACCACTACGACTACGCCAACAACAACCACAACTACGCCAACAACAACTACGACCACGCCAACAACAACCACCACTACGCCAACAACAACTACGACTACGCCAACAACCACTACGACGCCAACAACCACTACGACCACGCCAACAACCACTACGACGCCAACAACCACTACGACCACGCCAACAACCACTACGACCACGCCAACAACAACCACCACTACGCCAACAACCACTACGACTACGCCAACAACCACTACGACCACGCCAACAACAACCACCACTACGCCCACAACAACCGCCACTACGCCAACAACCACTACGACCACGCCCACAACAACTACGACTACgccaacaacaacaaccacaacgCCAACAACAACCACCACTACGCCAACAACCACCACCACGACGCCAACAACAACCACCACTACGCCAACAACCACCACGACCACGCCAACAACAACCACTACTACGCCAACAACCACCACCACTTCGCCCACAACAACCACCACTACGCCCACAACAACTACCACTACGCCAACAACACAACGACTACGCCAACAACCACCACAACGCCAACAACAACCCACACTACGCCAACAACAACCGAGACCACGCCAACAACAACCACGACCATGCCAACAACAACCACAACCACTCCAACAACAACCACAACCACTCCAACAACCAACCACGCCACGCCAACAACCACCACGACCATGCCAACAAAAACTACAACCACAACCACGTCAACAACAGCCCCCCACTACGCCAACAACCACCACGACCACGCCAACAACAACCACTACTACGCCAACAACCACCACCACTACGCCCACAACAACCACCACTACGCCCACAACAACTACCACTACGCCAACAACAACAACGACTACGCCAACAACCACCACAACGCCAACAACAACCACCACTACGCCAACAACAACCGAGACCACGCCAACAACAACCACGACCACGCCAACAACAACCACAACCACTCCAACAACAACCACAACCACTCCAACAACCACCACGACCACGCCAACAACCACCACGACCATGCCAACAACAACTACAACCACAACCACGTCAACAACAGCCACCACTACGCCAACAACCACCACCACTACGCCAACAACAACCACTACTACGCCAACAACAACCACGACTACGCCAACTACAACTACAACCACAACCACGCCAACAACAACCACGACTACGCCAACTACAACCACAACCACTCCAACAACAACCACGGCTACGCCAACTACAACCACAACCACTCCAACAACAACCACGACTACGCCAATTACAACTACAACCACAACCACGCCAACAACAACCACGACTACGCCAACTACAACCACAACCACTCCAACAACCGCCACAACCACACCAACTACAACCACGACCATGTCAACAACAACCACGACTACGCCCACAACAACTACGATTACGCCAACAACAACCACCACTACGCCAACTACAACCACAACCACTCCAACAACCACCACAACCACGCCAACTACAACCACGACCACACCAACTACAACCAAGACCACGTCAACAACAATCACCACTACGCCAACAACAACCACGACTACGCCAACAACAACAACCACTACGCCAACAACAACCATGA